A segment of the Pseudobacteriovorax antillogorgiicola genome:
GCGCTCAGGGAGACCCTGGAAATCGGGTTACGATAACTATCCTTTGCGAGTCTGCGATAACTTTAGCTACCCAAGAAGCTAAGTTGGAACAAAAAAAGGCAGCTGGATTTCTGACTCCAGCTTTTGCTCTTGGCAAGCACCTGATGAATCGTCTAGAAGAATCAGGCTTTGTGTTCAGCTTCAAGCAAGTCTGAAGCGTCTAAGGTTGAAGGGCATTTATGGCCGAACAAGTAACTATTGATATCAAGAAAAAAGGCGAGACTCGTGGCTTTCAAATCCGGCGTGGTCTCGGGATGATAGCGCTTAAAAAACACAGCGATTGGCTGGAGTTTGATTGTCAAAAAGGTGATTGTGGGATTTGTATCTTTCATATTCGACAAGGTGCAGAGAACTTGAGTCGGCCAACTGACGTTGAAGCAGATTTTCTGAAGGCGATGCATGCTGAAGCGTCGGAGCGCCTCGCATGCCAGTGTCGTGTCTTTGGTCCTATCCAGATCGAGTTGGATGACTATGACCCCTAAGACTCGGATTTATCCTTAGGTGTAAGAGAAAATCCCAAAGTCTCCTTCGTCTGCAAGCGCTGGCTCTGATATTCCTGATGGGTATAGACCAATTGATTGGAACTTATATAGCAAACGGCCCCATTGACCTTGGCTCCCGGGTATAGTGCCTTTATAGCTTTTACATAGGCTAGGATTTGCTGGTCGTAGGCTTTTCTCAGGGAATATTCAAAAAGATCATCGCCTTTTTGGGGTTCGGATGTCTTATAGTCGATCACGCTAAATTCTTTGTTGCCTTCACGAACAAGCAAGTCGATGGTCCCACGGATCAGCTTATCACCATCTAGGTAAACAATATCTCTTTCTGGCCACACCTCCTCAATTTGAGTCAACGATTGCCAGAGTGGTGATTTAAGAAACTGATGGATCTCCTCAAAAACCATTTGTCCGACCTGCTGGAAGCGTTCTTTAGGGCCATGGCTATAGAGGTCAGACCATTGCTCTTCATCGGGGATAGCTTGCTTGCGGACTACGTTTTCAAGGGCTTCGTGAATAAACGTTCCAGCCTCGGTCGCAAAGGGGCTAAATCGATGATTGGTTTCCGAGCTAGCGTCATCTGGTTTGGTTAAAAGTCTGTTGGGAGCTAGGGTTTTGATTTCTAACTGTACAGCTGGTTTTTGCTGTGGAATGTGCCAGGGTCGATGGCTATCTATGTCTCTTTCTGCCTGGCTTGTTTCGATCATAGTTTTCTTTCCTGACCAAGAAATCTCTTTATAAAAAAAACTGACGTCACCAAGGGCTTGTTGCTCAGCGTCAAGCGTCTCAAGGCTTTTTTCTAAGTGCTGCAAGAAGCCATGCTCCTTCCTAGAGTCTGCTCGCCGGCTTCCGGTAAGAAGAAGGTGGTGCTTTGCTCTAGTGAGGGCAACGTAGAGCAAGCGCAGGTTTTCGTCGCGATCATCGTTCAGGACGCGATCGTAAATCTGTTTGAAGGGAGCGAAGTCTACGGGCCGATCGTTCTGCGTTCCAACATAGCTTAGGCCAGTTTGCGCTCCACTGCTATTCTTTACCCAATAGGGATCTCGTTTTTCCCAGGCCTCGCCCAGACCAATGACGACAACCAAGGGAAACTCTAAGCCTTTGCTCTTGTGAATGGTCATCAGATTGATGGCCCGGTCTGAGGGTGAAGACGCGCCGATGCTATCCTCTTTGGCTTTTTCTTCCAGGAATTGCAGCAACTGTTGGAGTGATGTGCAGTTTTGGTTTTCTTGCTCGATGACCATGTCGAGAAGCTTTTGTAAGTTGGCCTCACCGTAAAGCCCCTCGGTGCCGCCAAAGCTTGTCTTGTAGAGACTCACAGGATTCAGGTCATGATAGATCTGAATGAAGAGTTCGCTTGGGCTGACGTGAGTGGCTCGATTCATCAATTCTAGAAGAGTTTTGGCAAACTGTGAGCCACGCTGCTCTAGGTCGAATAGTATTGAGCAAACGGTCTCCTGGGGGGTCTGGGCGCCTTTCTGGGCAACGATAGCTTCGAGTATGGGCTTCTCCGCTTGATCACAAAGTGGAGATTTGATCACAGCCATAAATGAAAGAAGGTCACTCTGGAAGCAAAGAAATTTAACTAAATGGATCAAGTCTCGAACCTCTTGGCGATCAAAAAATCCCCGACTTTCTTCCCGCCGTGACTCTAAGCCTTGGTCGCGAAGAGCTTTCTCTAAATGGGGCACATGAGTGCTTGCCCGGTAGAGAATGGCACAGTCCTGGGGTTCTAAAGGTCGCATGCCACCAGTGGCCTTGTCGAAAACTAAGGTTTCTTGATTGCTTAGCTGGTCTTTGAGGTATTGAGCCACAAAAGAGACTTCTTGTTCGATAGCATTTACATCTTCAAAAAGTGGGCTAACAGCGATTGTCCCGTAGTTGGGTATAGCTATTTGATTCGGGCTGAAAGCTGCTGTTTGATGAACTGGAAAATCGTTCCAAAATGGAGGGAATACCTGATTAACGAGATCAAGAACCAGCTGACTGGTTCGATAAGAGTGATTCAAAGGAATCTCTTTGACCCCTCGCTCACCTAGTTCCTCAGCGGCAGTTAGAAGGATACTAGCGTCAGCTTCCCGAAAGCCATAGATAGACTGCTTCTCATCGCCCACAATAAATACCGTTGAAGGCGTGCCGCTCTTCTGTTCCAATCCTTCTCCGGATAGCATTTCGTTGGCTAAGTTGCGAAAGATCGACCATTGCAATCGGCTGGTATCTTGAAACTCATCGAGCATCATATGTTTGATCTGCTGATGGATCAGAAATCTAGCCCCTTGAGCATCCGGATTGGCGAAAAGGTTATAGCAGCCTTTGGCGGTATCCTCGAACTCCATGAGCCCTTGCTGATGCTTCACCTGATCGCGATAGATACTATAGCCCTTGAAGAGACGACACAAAATCGAGCCAATATCATTTAATGATGCAATTCGTTGACCATCGCGAAAGGCTGCGAAAGCTTCTTCCACCTCAGAAATTTCATGGGCTAAGGCCTCGCGCTTCTTGCCGCGAATGGTGGCTCCAGATACCTTAAAGTCTTTGGTTAGAAGCCGCAAACTTTGCAAGCTCTCGACGCTCCGCTCAGTCAAGGCTGTTAGAAAAAGATCCCGCTTGGCAGCTGATGTTTGCTCAATGATGTTTTTAAGCGGGATCACCATGGCAGCGATCAGCTCTGGCCATGTCTGTGGCAAGGTCTCGTAGCCTTTGGGGCTAGGGATCGGCTTGAATGCTTGGCCATGGGCGACTTCAGATAGCCAGAAGTACGTTTGGTGCCTCTGGATTCCCTGAACTCTCGCCTCCAATTCAAGGGGTGTTAATGCCATCTTTTTTTGTGGTTGAGAGTCAAATAGGTCAAAGCAGATCTTCTCCCACGCCAAGCGATCGATTCTTTGGCTCTGAGTCTCTGTGGCCATATCTAGATTTGGAGGTAGAGCCTGCTTGCGATCGCCACGGCTTTCTACAGGAAATTTACGGACCCACTCCAAGAACGTAGAGTCTATGGTGTTGACGCGAAGGCCCTGGGTGCAGCTCAATATTGTTCGGGCAGTCTGTGACGCCGATAACGGCTGACTCATTGAGCGCTTTGTGTTGATCTGCTCCTGCCTGTAAAACTCAGCCATTGACTGATCAAATGATTCCGCCAGGGCCTGATCTTGCAAGAGCTGAGCGCAGATTTGAAGAATCCGCTCACGCATCTCTGCGGCAGCCTTCTTGGTGAAGGTGATCGTTAAAATAGATAGCGGATGGGCCCCTGAGGCGACAAGAAAAAGAAAGCGTCGGCTGAGCTGATAAGTCTTGCCGCAGCCCGCTGAGGCTTTTACAACACAGCTAATATAAGGATTCTGCGGGTTGGGTCGTGTTTCTTCGGTCATTGCTGCTCTCCGCTTACAAACTCATTCAAGTCGGCTTGGTCTTCAAGTTGAACCCGATAGCGGGGATCATCCTTTCGGCAGATATCTTGGTATTCGCACATTCCACAACAGCTAGGGTCTGCATAGAACCTCTCCTGGTCTAGGACTTGCTTCTCTCGCCAGGTCCAAGTCCGAACCGTTGCATCAAGAATTTGGGGCAACGACGGGCTGCGCTGGTTCGCGAGGCCCCGTTCTTGGGCCTTGTCGCGGCACTCGTCACCAACTCCATGGGTGCTCCACTCGCCCTTGATAATATTCCAATAGCCGACAATCATCTGCTTGATATCTAAGTCCCTATGGTAGCCTTGGACGACAAGTGCGTAGAAGGCTAACTGTGGGGAAATCCCTAGCTGGGTTTCACGTCGGGTTGGATTCCCTTTGCGTTTATAGTCTGTGAGCATTGTGAGGCCATAGGAGAAGTCGATACTGTCGATACTACCCTGGCAGTCACGGACAAGGTTTCGAATCTTGAGAGTTTGTCTACGGCGGCTCATGGTACCCAGAGAAGCCTCTTTCATACCACGAGAAAGTGTCACCAGCGTTTCACCAAAAAAACGATCGATATGGTCTACGAACGCTGGCCAGGAATGTTGAATCAAGTGAAAGTAGACCGGCTTGGATTGGATGCCAGCAGGGCCGATCATGATGGTCAGGCGTTCCAGCCGTGAAAGTGCGATGGACCGGAAATCGTCACGAGCCACACCATGCCAGGAAAATAGTTCAGCTTCATCATAGGTACCCCTAAAAAAGACCTCTAAAACCTTATGGAGCCATTCTCCTTCCGCTCTAGGATCGTCCCGACGGAAAAAGTCTAGGGGTTGGATCTGCGCCTTACTAAGCAAAAAGCGATAAGGGCATCGAATCAGTTTTTCCAAAGAGCTGGCAGACATTTTAGTCCATAACGAATCCGGCTCCACAGCAACTAGGCCCTCGTGATAAGGGGTTAGTACTGACTCTGGTGTTGGTTTGCCGATGGTTTGCCAAAAGTCTTCCGGTTGAAACGGTAGTTTGTGAAGCGCAAGGCGATTCTCTGCTTGGAGACGTTCGATAAATCGAGATCGAACCGTAGGCTGCCCTGCGACATACTTGCTTCTGAGAAGATATAGCTTCGGTATTCTCGCCTTGAGCAGATGAAAAGTTTGATCTTCCATCGCTTCGAGACTATCCCAGCCGGGAAGCCCCATCTCTTTTTTAAGGGTATTATCAAGTAGCTCATCTTTGGGCAAGCCCTTGGGGAAAGTACCTTCATTACAGCCTAATATGATCACCGCTGAGAATGGGTAGTAGCGTGATTCGGCAAGATTGATGACCTGAACTCCTTGAAGGGGTTCTCCAGTGACTCGGACTTCAGCAGCAAGCAAAAAGCGGTCG
Coding sequences within it:
- a CDS encoding UvrD-helicase domain-containing protein produces the protein MTEETRPNPQNPYISCVVKASAGCGKTYQLSRRFLFLVASGAHPLSILTITFTKKAAAEMRERILQICAQLLQDQALAESFDQSMAEFYRQEQINTKRSMSQPLSASQTARTILSCTQGLRVNTIDSTFLEWVRKFPVESRGDRKQALPPNLDMATETQSQRIDRLAWEKICFDLFDSQPQKKMALTPLELEARVQGIQRHQTYFWLSEVAHGQAFKPIPSPKGYETLPQTWPELIAAMVIPLKNIIEQTSAAKRDLFLTALTERSVESLQSLRLLTKDFKVSGATIRGKKREALAHEISEVEEAFAAFRDGQRIASLNDIGSILCRLFKGYSIYRDQVKHQQGLMEFEDTAKGCYNLFANPDAQGARFLIHQQIKHMMLDEFQDTSRLQWSIFRNLANEMLSGEGLEQKSGTPSTVFIVGDEKQSIYGFREADASILLTAAEELGERGVKEIPLNHSYRTSQLVLDLVNQVFPPFWNDFPVHQTAAFSPNQIAIPNYGTIAVSPLFEDVNAIEQEVSFVAQYLKDQLSNQETLVFDKATGGMRPLEPQDCAILYRASTHVPHLEKALRDQGLESRREESRGFFDRQEVRDLIHLVKFLCFQSDLLSFMAVIKSPLCDQAEKPILEAIVAQKGAQTPQETVCSILFDLEQRGSQFAKTLLELMNRATHVSPSELFIQIYHDLNPVSLYKTSFGGTEGLYGEANLQKLLDMVIEQENQNCTSLQQLLQFLEEKAKEDSIGASSPSDRAINLMTIHKSKGLEFPLVVVIGLGEAWEKRDPYWVKNSSGAQTGLSYVGTQNDRPVDFAPFKQIYDRVLNDDRDENLRLLYVALTRAKHHLLLTGSRRADSRKEHGFLQHLEKSLETLDAEQQALGDVSFFYKEISWSGKKTMIETSQAERDIDSHRPWHIPQQKPAVQLEIKTLAPNRLLTKPDDASSETNHRFSPFATEAGTFIHEALENVVRKQAIPDEEQWSDLYSHGPKERFQQVGQMVFEEIHQFLKSPLWQSLTQIEEVWPERDIVYLDGDKLIRGTIDLLVREGNKEFSVIDYKTSEPQKGDDLFEYSLRKAYDQQILAYVKAIKALYPGAKVNGAVCYISSNQLVYTHQEYQSQRLQTKETLGFSLTPKDKSES
- a CDS encoding 2Fe-2S iron-sulfur cluster-binding protein, producing the protein MAEQVTIDIKKKGETRGFQIRRGLGMIALKKHSDWLEFDCQKGDCGICIFHIRQGAENLSRPTDVEADFLKAMHAEASERLACQCRVFGPIQIELDDYDP